AAGAATGTATTCTGAAAGAGGATAGAGTAATCTATCATCAGGTCTTAAGAGATACAGGACTATCTAAGAAGACAAGAGATCTGAGATGATCTACAGGGTGAGCCTGTAGATATCAGATACAAGTTAGAAGTAGGTTAACTTCTGAGTTAACTCTACAAGTGGGATGATAGGTAAATGTTGAGGTACCGTACTACTATCATCGGCAGAGACTATGCGGTAGGCGTAGTCTACGAATTGGGACTGTGGTTACAATTCTGCTCGTCAAGAGTATCTTCCAGTACGACGGTTCTGATGACAACATAATTGTTATGTCCAGGAAGCTTGTGTCTGACGAGACATAGGTCTTATATAACAGGAACGTTCTATGAAGATGGATATTCAGAAAGAGTATTCTGTTTAACGAAACAaccaaattttatattaattccTGACTGAATTCGAAAACCGGGtaatatatacattctATATAGCAAGAATTATAACTGACCGTAGAACAATCTACGACAGGTATTAAACTAGTAGTGTCACGTAATGTGAGCTATGTTAGTCACGTGTATAAACCAAGATCACGTGATAACGGAATGAACATGTAGATCAACAAGtgaatcatgaacataaattctatttaagaatctaaagctaaaagaataaactagaggGTTAAAGTAGAACAAAGAGGTAACAACcagaaaaacaaaaaggacgaaatacaaaagatggaagtgtatagtgaacaaatcggaacgtaataataataatatttaacttacataggctcaggtatatagttgtatagtttaataaacagttggtattaaactagCAGCCAAGAAGATATACTACTGGAATTAGCAAAGcataaaattgttacacGTAAAAAATAATCGTCACAGACAGGATTCGAACCTGCGCAGGTAAAACCCAATGCCTGAATGCAACCTTTCAATAGCAGGGCATCGCCTTAACCACTCGGCCACTGGGACGAACTTGATTGATGTCACAGAACTATATCAATGTTCACATtccaataaaaattattggtaGCATGTAAGCGAAAtgtttttccttttttgaAATGTTGTCCTTTTCATATTGAAGACGTAATTccataatatattatatcgttaaatgattttgctggaatatgattatatcattttctattaagtggtaaaagacttttatcacgtgacttattgtttaaaatgtgtttttctttttatattgaaaaacactatttaagaaatatattcattttagttatagtatttactGCATGtgtctaaataaagtaatcgtctttacatcttaaacactgtataacaatgtctaactctcttgaatcccagtatttttatataaagtataaatgaattaaataagcCTGTACTGGAATTGTAGAGAGTCtgacattattaaataatgaattttgatGTAATTTTGGATTACTTCTTTTACATACTCTATAATCAtccatatttatttacaaaatatgcTCTTTATATAGTAACCAACCCAGGCATGTGAAAATTAAACACACAAAATGTCTTTTTACGAAATAATtagtaaataattatattattttccagcatattttgatattccATAATTGAACTTCTGTTTCTAAAAAACgaataaatatttcctAGATTCAAAATAAGTTGAACTTAGGCGAGTTttgttaaaagaaaaacagtCCTTTCGAAATCCAAgataatattcttttttaatagaatGCCCTATCATTTGGAGGTTGAGAATTTAATTAGTGGCATGTTGTTTTGTTTGGTCAGTTGTTCATCAAAACTTAACAatgtataatttatttgatatgatacataaatatttttgaagtaAAATCATACTAGAGATTAACCGAAAAGactaagaaaaaaattactagcattaaaaattgtaacAGTTACGTATTCAATTTTAGATAGGTTccatattaaataatttaattgataaaatagTAAGAAAGGCTACTTAAAGTATACAAAATTACATTATTCCATTTTTATAGCAATCCAAGCTATAGATTTGGGACTAAATAGATTATTGTGactaataaagaaatttaatttcttggaGAGATTTTCTTATCgtttaaataaaactatGAGCATTCTAgtaaatagtaataaagTGAGAATAGTTCATCCAATTTAGATAGAATGATTATTAAGGATACAGTAATTGGAGTTAATATTCTACACATACTTTTTATAACGATTAATTAGTGAGAAAAAGTGATTAGCataatttcttaaaagATAAGCACCTTAGTTAAATGAAACTCTAACAAATAAAGAGGAAATTTGAGAAGCTTTCGgacaaaattatatatttttactaccaaatataaaacaaCTTTAAATAGGCAAGAAATATGACCACTAATAACATGCCTAAGATCGTAATATATCACTCTAAGCTTCTATCATAGCATAAACATAAAACAGTAATAATTACCTCCAATATAATGCCAGGAAAATATTGCCTGatgtttataaactttAGAACTGATTTATTTAGCTTTTTAAGGGTCTCCCCTACAGTAAATTTATCtcattcttttttcatCCAATGCAACTTTCGCCAACATCCAGATCGGGATCTTGCTTCGGATATTATTGGTTGAGCAATTTACGCTGTACTCAGCAAATAAAGCGCGGTTGTCTTACATTCGCGGGGATttagatgaaaaaaattataggCACAGCGAATAAGACTCAAATTTATATAAGGCAAGATTTTGTTCTTCAATATCTGAGATACGgttattacaatttttttataaacatttaaaaataccaataaaataaacaagTTAATAGTTTAATTTTACTAATTATAAGAAATTCACACGACTCTCTaacaaatcaaaatatctttttacAATGGCTTCTGAACCTTCAAAATGCGAATGTACTTCCTGCGAAACTAAAAGTTGCAAGTGTGATATTTGCAAGTGTGACAAATGCAAATGTGGTAGTTGTAAGTGTTCTTCCTGCAAATGCACTGAATGCAAATGTGAAAATTGCAAGTGTGGTGGTTGCAAATGTGAGCAATGTAAATGTACAGAATGTAAGTGCTAATTGACTTTAGTTTTCGATTTTGCACTACTACAGCTTAATGAAGCTACCAGAGactttttttgtaattgaacTTTATATcctattatttatatatgtgtTGAACTTTATTTCACCAAAATACctaatattaaatagatAATGTGTATTTTAACCcttatttttgaaaaaaaatattactgaATTGTTAGTTTCatactttaaaaaaaagtaaatgCAGCTTCTTTAAGTTATATTTTacataaaatttttgataatgCAGACTGATGTTCATATGCTTGtctatatctatataaCATTTATATTCATACTAAAAAATAGTTCCCTATACTATCAATTATTTCCTCCTCCTCTTTAACATTCTTTCTTCTCGAGTATCTTGAATCCGAACATGCTTTTGGTTAGCCTTTTTAGGATGTATGTCCTcctcttcatcatcaagCCCAGTACCCACTGATGCTGTCTCTAATTCTGCTTCATACTCCGAATAATCGGAATACAATTCATCTTCACCGCCAGCATACTCATCATTAGTTGACAAATTTTGAGTATCTTCCAATGCTTTATTATGATTCGACAATTTCCTTAATCTTGATGAACGACGGACACCTAAGGGCTGATTTgctttaatttcattttcttctttctccttttctttttgtttgatttttatttcattttctatttcttctCCTTGCTGCTGCACTTGTTCTAGCACTTGGAAATAATAACGCATtttatccaaatatttatacaaGACAACTAGGCTATCATACTGTGGATCACATAAACTTTTAATCTCTCCTAATCCGTTATCTATTATATCCGTATCTCCTTCTAATAGATTAGTCTCTTTGCTATTTGTACTTACTTCTGAAATAGATACGTTTCTTGTACAATCTTTTATAAAACGATCATTTAAACTAGCTTCGTATTGGGgtaataaagaattctctaaatatttgataaatgtAAGCAGGGATTTTGAGTCATAGCATATTTCGTACCAATAGTTATCACATGCTTTAAATCTCTTTTCAGTAAAGTTAATCCCATTAATAGCACCTGAGGTGTtgtgaaataataatttaaatcttaAACTGATAGTTAGATTGGAGTTCTTAatagaataatatatatctcTAGCAGTGTAGTTTCCATTTTTGaattcatctaataatgtttccaaatttattaagtCAGTATATACCgaaaattcttcattattagtacttttagattttaaaaGTGAATATGTATGCAATCttggaatataaaaatCTCCAATTTTAGGAATTCTGTTAACAAAAAATTCGTTTAATCTTAATTTATAttgtaattctttataTGGATTTGATATAGGATTACTTTCAACTATTAATGATGActcaatatcaaaaatttgGCACCATTTTTTATagtttttaattaaattgatttcatttttctcaGTAGTTgttttaacaaattttaatgacTTCTTAATTGAATCTAAGATATCTAATTGGGCTTTTAAATCCTTTGTTCTTTGACTTTGAGAAGCTGGGTTTAatcctcttcttcttttccttttttcaattctaatttcaacttttttacataaatttaaaaaatcatgTTTCGTTTCAAAAGACCCCTTTTTCAGATATCTTGGGACATATTGTGTATCAACTGAAACATACcctttaaagatattagttaaataattaatttcgGTACGAATTGGTACTGAATATGACAAACACCAGGTACAAAGAgtagaaagaaaaataacTCTGTCTAAGGGCTCTAAAGCTATGAGACCAACTTTTTCGATTCTTCTATTTTGCAAAGGGTCTTCTTCAagtggtaataataaaaaatttgttgaaTATGGATTATCTGGAATCAAAATTTCAGGATGATTTGGGTCAACTGGCTCTTCATTCATTTTGTCATGTAGTGTATTTTGGCTATTATTCTCAGAATCATATTCTTGAGTTTTCCACTCTATAGGATAACCATATATATCCAAACTCTTCCTTAATTGTTGCAATAATTTCCCATATGGCGATTTAGTTTTTCTATAATTCATAATACTTCCCCTTGGTTTAAATACTTCATTATTCTCTTTAGCAAAtaacaatttcaaaagcGATAGGCATAAAAGATCCATCTTATCTCTTATCAGCTTTAAAGCtgattcttcatttttttcgaGAAGTTTTTCATCTATTAAACTTAAACctatttcaaaatcttgATATGACAAATCTAGTAATTCAAGAGGgaaaaatgattcaaatttgtTTATAAACGTCATTATTTTGACAATATATCTTGCGTATGGTATAACTTTTGAATATGGAAAACAGTCGATGAATTCATTGACGTCTTTAATTAGATCTAAATTTGCACTCTCAGGTGTTTCATTAGGGTTCAACTTAGAAGGTGTTGCAGTTCGAAATTCATCAAACGGTAGAGACACAGTAGAAATGTATTCTTCGTACGGTATCGTTAACGAATTAGTTGTGCCTGAATTTGCCAAATTGACTGTCAATTCGTTGATGGAACCGGATGCAGATATCATATTACTATTAACAGAATGAGTGGTTGAACCTGAATTTTTGTTAAGTGATTTTTTAGGAGAGGTGCTAGAGACAGCAACATTAGGAGAAATGGTGCCAACCGATGAGCTTTTTTCATCTGACGATGTGTGATTAGAAGAAGTGGGCGATGACAATGCTGCTTTTTTCAACTCATCTGTTTTCAAATTATGATTACCATGGTTACTATTGTTATCCAAAGtgatattactattatGGTTATTCATTTTCTGTATTTTTACAGTGGAAAAATCAGCAAAAGTcatttgcttttttttgaagatcGTGCTTGATTTTTCTTGGGTATCTTTTCGTTTTTTGTTGAAGTGGGAGACAGTATATGCAAAACTGAAGGAGTTGCAGAGCTAGTTCTAGACGTAGTTGTGGCTAGTTCCAATTGTGATTTATCTGAATCTACTTCACTATCGTTGGAGTCAATGTTTTCAATACCATTATCAACtgaattttctatttcttgATCTGAACTTGCAATGAGCTCAGGACTACTCTCTATTCTCCTTGCCataattaaacaattttaatctAGGCAGTTGCACAACGCTTAGATACAACTTGCCAGTTAAAACGCTTTATAAGATTTCAACTGctttcatatatataaattttttaactgGACTCTTTATTACTTCAATTTAAAGGCGTGAAACTTTTGTGAATCCATCGCCTCCAAGAATAAACGCGCTTCCactttcttttcttaaCTTGGTCGTGGAACATGACCAAGGGCGTGCAGACATCAAGAAACCAATAATTACGGAGCAGGACATTGATCGAGAAAGGCATGCCCTTTACCTGAAACTACTAGATCATAGTCTACGTCCCATAGAGGCCCtaattaaaaagaagataaagtaataaattttacaTTACAAACAAAATTTTCGATTAACttaaaacaatataatataaaaggTATCttaaaacagaaaaaaaatgagcACAATTGTCAATTTTAGATATTATAATACATACCCAAAATAGACAAAtcttttattgatttttcaaCCCCAGTCCACTCAAATTTTGCTAAAGTAGTAGAGCATTTTTGCCAAAGTGTCAGTAATTCTGAGTCTGGGAAACCCCGAAAGGTCGAAAAACGAGAATTTGGCAGATTTGGGAAATGGAGAGAATAAAAGCAATGAAGTTGAGAATCTACATGGGTAATTGTGAAAGttaaaatgattttaaagGTAATACCCAACTGACATACATATCTTCGAGTTAAAAATATGTTCAGAGATAGAACCAACTTATTTCTCTCCTATAGAAGAACGTTCCCTCATAACACGAACTATAATCTGATAACAACTCATGGCCTAGAAGATTATGGGGGTGCCTTAGAAAATGGCATTCATGACGAAGAGTCTTATCCAATGATAGATATGAATACAACATCAAATACTGGAGTCAAAAGTACTGATGGTAGTAATTTGCTCAGTACAACTACAGAAACTATGCCTCCTGAATTTGTCGGCTATACTAACGATATTGATGAATACTTATTACAGGCAGCACGATTGATGGAATCCCTTGGCAaattatatagaaaaaacTCCTTACCAGGTTTTGAAGACAAAAGTCATGATGAGCAAGAGATTGAAGACTTGAGTTATAGAATTACTCAGTATTTCCAAAGATGttataatataatgaaaaaattacaaactATATTTGAAGGACAAGTTTTCCAGAATAAACGGTTGAATAAGGGAGAATTAATTGTCTTGgataatttacaaaagaGGTTTGCTCAAAAGATCCAAATATCAAGCAATAGATTTAGGGTacttcaaaataattatttgaaattcttaaataaagatgatCTGAAACCAATTATACCAAAGAATTATGAAAATTCTAAGCAATTATtgattgaagaagaagaacttgcaaattcatcaaaacAACAATTTTTAGATCAAGGTATTGAGGATTATTCCAGACAAACCTTGCAAAAACAATTGcaaaaatcaaatcaagTTACTGACCAATCACAAAGGTATCTTGAACAAAGAGATGAAGAAATAACAAGCTTGGCAAAAGGTGTCCTAGAAGTGAGCACAATATTCAGAGAGATGCAAAGTTTAATTATCGATCAAGGCACTATTGTGGATAGAATTGATTATAACTTAGAAAATACAGTCATCAATTTAAAGGATGCTGACAAAGAATTAACGGAAGCGACTCGTTACCAAAAAAGAACTCAAAAATGtaaactaatattattactatcatTATGTGTATTAgcactatttttttttgtcatGTTAAAACCACATGGTTCAAAGACGATCgttaaatataaagataaCAATCATGTGATATTAGTAGATTCACCAACTTCAACTACAAGTGTTGATTCTAAACCAACCACATCTGTATCACTActtcaacaacaacagaCAGTACAGGAAGATCCACAAATACAAGGACAAACTGAGTTGACCAATCAGGAACAAAATCAAGATAACAATGAGAGCAATGATGGAAATATTAACGATGTAGATCTGGAAGAAGTTCtcaatgaaaatataagTGCATTTGAGGAGGACCTAGAGAGGCTTCAGGATGGAAGTAATACCTAGCTTGTTTCTTAGAGTATTacatcaaaatattgaaggAAGGCATTTCACAAAAGATGGCTAAAGAGGTAGTTATCCAACTATACATCTAATTGAGTTATTActtaaattattcaaattgtCAATGTAGACATGCACTAATAATCTGGTTATACTAAATCTCCAACAACATTAATCATATCACgtgatatatatagatgtatgtatataaatTTGTGTGTGTGTTATTGCTCTCTAACTTAAATAGGCTCAGATAAGTAATACatatatcattaaaatacCATAATTTCGGTATTCTTAGAGTGTTTTTCTTATCACTTGTTTTACAGTACGGAAAATACAGTGAAAGCTATTCTTATTTGCAGTTTACTAAGCCAGACACTATTTATCTTGAAATATGTTCTAGCTAGAATATGTTCATTATATGGTTAGATAGATACTGctaaaatcaaaaaatcaaaaacgATACCCCAATATTGAATCAAGATTTAGATATTCAGGTGGACTTTTTACATTATGTGGTTATATGGAAGGGTAAGAACAAGATAAAGTAAAGCGGGTAAAACTGCCATTATTATGAAAATCttacaatatttaactttattTAAACAGTTCAGGCAAATAAATCGTAAACACAAATAATAGTTATCAAAAagtgatttattttttctttattacaagtaataattttttaggGCGGAAACACATATTTTTAGCGACTTATCAAGATATCAATTGTCCGTTATAGCCCGTTCCGATAcaatttaacattttttaaggtatattatattatcctacaaaataaataaaaattagtGTAAAAAATAGTTGAATAAAAAAGCTTCAAAGTTTTAACACCATTCCCATCCgataaatttatcaaatattctGACAAATGGGAGCCCAGCCATCAAAACAATCTTCAGAACCTTTAACGACTTCAGTAAAGACATTTGTTCCAGAAACTCAAAAGCAAATTGACTTAACTCAAGCTTTAATAACTGAATTAGATGGTTCTGACGAAACAAATTATGTTAGAAAACAGCAAGCAGAACTATACATAGAAAGACGTGTCCAAGAAAGATTAGCTCAGTTAGAAAGTACTGCGCTGAATTACTTTGATGGTACCCTAGAAGACTCAACTctaaaagatataaaagaagaaaaggcTGATGGATCTCAAACTTTGTCAACAACTTCactacaaaataatattaatgatttgaattCTAAATTGAAGCTATTTTTAGATAGAGATTTAGATAAGACAAAATCGAACGTAAATAATGAgaataaaagtaaattaGTTCAATGTTTACGAGATAATAAGGGGAAGCCATTAAATTGTTACCAcgaatttgaagaatttagaaaaacaataacctagaaatataaaactgcaagaaaaataaaatagtatTATATGATCTTCGTAGTTGTACAACTACATATGCtggaattttatttatttcccCGAATCTGtaaatattcataaatATCTTCACTAGCTTCTGTTAACGAATGATTGTAGATATACTCACATTTATacttaaatatattcagatattttattcaattttaaattatgaGCTTTTTTTAGAGTTCAACCTATTAAAACTCAaggaatattaaaaaatgtttAGTATATAACGTTACATATTGCTGTATTATGGTTCTTGAGGGAAATAATACAAGCATATATACTTTCAATTTCTGAAATTGGTAATCATGAATTAGTTatatgtattattttttaacttaTAAACCTAAACCTTTGTACAGTAAGATTAACGCACTATCACTTTCACCACCACCTGCTAaagtttcaattttttctttgtctACAATTGTGACTTTGTCATCGTTAAATTTATACCatatttcttcatcttctctATCTCTAATAAAAGCTTGATAATGGCCAGATTCTGAATTAGCACCTTGATGTGTGATAATACCAATCAAATTGTAAACTGATGATGGATTTTCCCCAGCTTCTAAATCTTTGGGGAAATGCTTCTTAAATTCCTCAGCCCAATGCTCATCTTCGCTTTGTTTTAAAGCTTCTTCGGTCTCTTGTCTTTCTCTTGGTGTCATAATAGTATCACCTTCATTATCCAAAACATCTAATActccattattatttaatttacgTTTTTTAAGTTCACGTTCTTTTTcacttttttctttctcaACTAATCTAAGTTCTTCACGGACTTTAATCTTATCGGATGCATAATCTGGAGTTAACATATCAGCAACATCTAATTGGAATGGGAACGTAACTTTACGCAAAATTTTTGACTTCTTTTGAGTTGATCTCttccaaaaaaatctaaCATTTTGAACTGTTAAAAACCTTGGAAGCTTAgtaatttgtttttgaaCGACAAATGTTGAATTGACTCCCGAAATATCAGAACGcttttcaatttgttcCTTTAGTGACTCTTCTAGGCCActttttaagaaatttgtTGTGCCAGAAATGTGGCATTGCAATTTTAAgtcattttcatcttctttaaCTGTAACATCCTCTTCATTATTGATGTCCTTAATTGTCGTTCTGTAGCGGATTGTGAATAGGTCAGAAAATTTGTCACCAAGTATCACGCTTAATGAATGGAATAATTGggtaaataattcttcagcATCTTGTTGTTTATAAAATCCACCTTGAGGGTCTCTTTCAGCAAATTGTGGATATGCTTTTCTTAATACGTTTAATAGCATCAATGGCATGACAgcttgaaatttttttttatctaaaCTATCAAAGCAATTTCTTAATTCTAGaacaattttttgatgAACTTCATCAGCTGGAGAAACACTACTAGATTGTTTATAGTTCAAGATCATTTCTCTCAATGGTTCGATTCTGAAAAGACATTGCAAAGTAGCATTCAAATAACAAGTATTACCGAGATTTTTTAAGCCAATAGGTGTTTGATTGAATTGTTGAAATTGTTGCCCAGGCAATAGGTCTTCAATAAATGtgcttttcttttttggtTTAGACACCAAATCAGCATCTGGAGTACCCAGCATCATAACATTCGCATTTTGCTTTATAACAGATCCTAAGTTACTCATTGAATTATCTGTAAAGCCACCTTTTACCATAAACTTTTGCCTGGAAACAGGAACATTAGTAAGCTCCTGAACTTgctcttttaattcttggACAGTAGTTGAGCTGGTAATTGATATTGGGTAGACATTGCCGGAATGCTTTACATTGACTATagtataaattatttagaaatattaatagtttAGATAGTTAGTAATTTgacaatatttaaaaaaaaatcgaGTACTTAGActaaaatcaaaaaagaATCTAGTACTTGcactaaaataaaaaaaaaggttaTGAGCTATCTATAGACACTTAATCTTTTTGCCATAATGCCTTTTCTTACTAATAAATGGGGAATTAACATACATTCTAAAGTTTCGCCACTCATTTTTTGGATATATTAATTGGATTTTGTAGCCTATTTTCTTTGGATCATAGAACTTATTACTCACTTATGATTAAAGTACCGTATCtgctttatatataaatttccAACACTTTACATAAGTGGCAAAAAACTGAAATTCTTGAATTCGTGCGACCGATGACATAAAATAAGTTAtgatgaataaaaataatgataaaaagacaaaagaaaaaaaaagaaaataatgacaaAAATAAGTATTAGATATATTAGTAAAGCAGAATATTATTCTAGGTGAgcaactaaaaaaaataaaataaaatgataattagctataaagattttactattttaaAACGGAAATttcagaaaataaatttgaaaaatgaataaagaGTAAATTAATAAGgaataatatatagtacagttgtttttttcctcgttcttttatttttaataatagttttaaataaatatttctcgAATTAAAGTCTAAGtgatagaaaaattattatagttTTAAAAAGTATTATGATTGTGGATATATTACAGATGCGGGAAGATGAATATAGAtgaaaatggaaaataaaacagtATTCAGCACCAGTAGTGATAAAATCTAATATACCATGGGCGTGATTTCAAATACATCTTTCTTTCATGAATTTCTTGCTTCAACACGTCTAAATCGATATTCTTTCTGCCTTCATCCAAATCTATTTCTGCCAATGGAGTAAAAGCCCAAATTTTGCCGGTCTGACgccaataataaattttatgtCCAATCCAAATGCAAACCATGATTAGAGCACATAAATAGCTTTGGAAAAACTTTTTGGCTCTATCTTCACTATTTTTCCAGCCACCAATAGGCCATAATGAGATATAGAATTGGGCTactaaaattaaacaattgaTAATGGCAGAGTAAACAGAACCCCAAATACCAACAGCACTaacaaattctaattcattgAGAGATCTACCCTGTGCTTTCATTGCAAGACGAAATCTAATATGTGAAACGTTGATACTGAGCCATACAATACAAGTTGCTAAACCAGCAATTGCCATTAGCCAATCAAATACTTCACTCATTGAACCAGATTTAACTAAGAAGGCTAACAAGCCAAATAAGGAGTTTGTAATAATACCAACTAAAGGTCTACCCGCACGGTCAATATAACCGAACCACCAAGGTAGTAAATGTTGATGAGCCATTGAGCATAACGTTCTACTAGAAGCAAAAATACACGAATTTCCGACACTCAGAATACTAATAAGAATAACTGCATTA
This DNA window, taken from Henningerozyma blattae CBS 6284 chromosome 3, complete genome, encodes the following:
- the TBLA0C01170 gene encoding uncharacterized protein (similar to Saccharomyces cerevisiae IOC3 (YFR013W) and ESC8 (YOL017W); ancestral locus Anc_1.373), producing the protein MTFADFSTVKIQKMNNHNSNITLDNNSNHGNHNLKTDELKKAALSSPTSSNHTSSDEKSSSVGTISPNVAVSSTSPKKSLNKNSGSTTHSVNSNMISASGSINELTVNLANSGTTNSLTIPYEEYISTVSLPFDEFRTATPSKLNPNETPESANLDLIKDVNEFIDCFPYSKVIPYARYIVKIMTFINKFESFFPLELLDLSYQDFEIGLSLIDEKLLEKNEESALKLIRDKMDLLCLSLLKLLFAKENNEVFKPRGSIMNYRKTKSPYGKLLQQLRKSLDIYGYPIEWKTQEYDSENNSQNTLHDKMNEEPVDPNHPEILIPDNPYSTNFLLLPLEEDPLQNRRIEKVGLIALEPLDRVIFLSTLCTWCLSYSVPIRTEINYLTNIFKGYVSVDTQYVPRYLKKGSFETKHDFLNLCKKVEIRIEKRKRRRGLNPASQSQRTKDLKAQLDILDSIKKSLKFVKTTTEKNEINLIKNYKKWCQIFDIESSLIVESNPISNPYKELQYKLRLNEFFVNRIPKIGDFYIPRLHTYSLLKSKSTNNEEFSVYTDLINLETLLDEFKNGNYTARDIYYSIKNSNLTISLRFKLLFHNTSGAINGINFTEKRFKACDNYWYEICYDSKSLLTFIKYLENSLLPQYEASLNDRFIKDCTRNVSISEVSTNSKETNLLEGDTDIIDNGLGEIKSLCDPQYDSLVVLYKYLDKMRYYFQVLEQVQQQGEEIENEIKIKQKEKEKEENEIKANQPLGVRRSSRLRKLSNHNKALEDTQNLSTNDEYAGGEDELYSDYSEYEAELETASVGTGLDDEEEDIHPKKANQKHVRIQDTREERMLKRRRK
- the TLG2 gene encoding t-SNARE syntaxin TLG2 (similar to Saccharomyces cerevisiae TLG2 (YOL018C); ancestral locus Anc_1.372) is translated as MFRDRTNLFLSYRRTFPHNTNYNLITTHGLEDYGGALENGIHDEESYPMIDMNTTSNTGVKSTDGSNLLSTTTETMPPEFVGYTNDIDEYLLQAARLMESLGKLYRKNSLPGFEDKSHDEQEIEDLSYRITQYFQRCYNIMKKLQTIFEGQVFQNKRLNKGELIVLDNLQKRFAQKIQISSNRFRVLQNNYLKFLNKDDLKPIIPKNYENSKQLLIEEEELANSSKQQFLDQGIEDYSRQTLQKQLQKSNQVTDQSQRYLEQRDEEITSLAKGVLEVSTIFREMQSLIIDQGTIVDRIDYNLENTVINLKDADKELTEATRYQKRTQKCKLILLLSLCVLALFFFVMLKPHGSKTIVKYKDNNHVILVDSPTSTTSVDSKPTTSVSLLQQQQTVQEDPQIQGQTELTNQEQNQDNNESNDGNINDVDLEEVLNENISAFEEDLERLQDGSNT
- the MIC19 gene encoding Mic19p (similar to Saccharomyces cerevisiae YFR011C; ancestral locus Anc_1.370), which translates into the protein MGAQPSKQSSEPLTTSVKTFVPETQKQIDLTQALITELDGSDETNYVRKQQAELYIERRVQERLAQLESTALNYFDGTLEDSTLKDIKEEKADGSQTLSTTSLQNNINDLNSKLKLFLDRDLDKTKSNVNNENKSKLVQCLRDNKGKPLNCYHEFEEFRKTIT
- the UBP6 gene encoding ubiquitin-specific protease UBP6 (similar to Saccharomyces cerevisiae UBP6 (YFR010W); ancestral locus Anc_1.369); the encoded protein is MSGETLEFNVKHSGNVYPISITSSTTVQELKEQVQELTNVPVSRQKFMVKGGFTDNSMSNLGSVIKQNANVMMLGTPDADLVSKPKKKSTFIEDLLPGQQFQQFNQTPIGLKNLGNTCYLNATLQCLFRIEPLREMILNYKQSSSVSPADEVHQKIVLELRNCFDSLDKKKFQAVMPLMLLNVLRKAYPQFAERDPQGGFYKQQDAEELFTQLFHSLSVILGDKFSDLFTIRYRTTIKDINNEEDVTVKEDENDLKLQCHISGTTNFLKSGLEESLKEQIEKRSDISGVNSTFVVQKQITKLPRFLTVQNVRFFWKRSTQKKSKILRKVTFPFQLDVADMLTPDYASDKIKVREELRLVEKEKSEKERELKKRKLNNNGVLDVLDNEGDTIMTPRERQETEEALKQSEDEHWAEEFKKHFPKDLEAGENPSSVYNLIGIITHQGANSESGHYQAFIRDREDEEIWYKFNDDKVTIVDKEKIETLAGGGESDSALILLYKGLGL